The sequence GCTTGCGCACGATTCCGCAGATGGTGTACCAGCCGCATGCCTTCGAAGCGACGATCCATGGATACTTCTACCAAAAGGCGCGAGAAAGGGAGAAACGGCTGGCAAGGCGTGCTGTCAATGGCGAGCGGCTATGGCCCTCAAAGTTCAGTCTCTGGTATTTCCGTCCGCCGGGGGATTGTCCGCCGACTTGGTATGATCAGCCCTTAGCAGGCCGTTATAAGCAGCATTGTTTCTATGAGCCGACAGGGGAAGAATGCGAGAATATCTACAATACGTACTAACAAAAA is a genomic window of Insulibacter thermoxylanivorax containing:
- a CDS encoding cell wall hydrolase gives rise to the protein MAVVKAREQDIDLLARLLRAEAEGEGEQGMLMVGNVGINRIRANCSDFVGLRTIPQMVYQPHAFEATIHGYFYQKAREREKRLARRAVNGERLWPSKFSLWYFRPPGDCPPTWYDQPLAGRYKQHCFYEPTGEECENIYNTY